One region of Flavobacterium sp. KACC 22763 genomic DNA includes:
- a CDS encoding peptidase U32 family protein, producing MTINNTIELMAPAGDFESLQAALDNGCDSVYFGVEQLNMRARSTVNFTIDDLKEIANRCEAKNVRSYLTLNTIIYDHDLSVVKTLLTKAKEANITSVIASDQAVIAMARSIGIEVHISTQLNVTNIETIKFYSLFADTMVLSRELSLRQVKNITDQIEKEQITGPNGNLVEIEIFGHGALCMAVSGKCYLSLHSHNSSANRGACKQNCRKKYTVIDQETGFEIELDNEYMMSPKDLCTLDFLDQVIDSGIKVLKIEGRGRAPEYVATVTKTYREAIDAYYEGTFSKEKTAVWMKALETVYNRGFWSGYYLGQELGEWSEIPGSAATQKKVYVGKGTHYFPKAEVGQFKIEAYDIKIGDKILVTGPSTGAQEMIIDEMFVNDVAGEKATKGDDCSFKLPFRIRMSDKLYKIVEA from the coding sequence ATGACAATTAACAATACAATTGAACTCATGGCTCCTGCAGGAGATTTTGAGTCACTTCAGGCTGCTTTAGACAATGGCTGTGATTCAGTATATTTTGGAGTTGAACAGCTTAATATGCGTGCACGTTCAACAGTGAACTTTACGATTGACGATTTAAAAGAAATTGCCAATCGATGCGAAGCCAAAAACGTTCGAAGCTATCTTACTCTAAATACGATTATTTACGATCACGATTTATCAGTCGTAAAAACATTATTGACGAAAGCTAAAGAAGCCAATATTACATCTGTAATTGCTTCTGATCAAGCCGTAATTGCGATGGCAAGATCAATCGGAATAGAAGTTCATATTTCAACACAATTGAATGTAACGAATATTGAAACCATTAAATTCTACAGCTTATTTGCTGATACAATGGTTTTAAGCCGAGAATTGAGTTTGCGTCAAGTAAAGAACATTACAGACCAAATTGAGAAAGAACAGATAACAGGACCAAACGGAAATTTAGTTGAAATCGAAATCTTTGGTCACGGCGCTTTGTGTATGGCTGTTTCGGGAAAATGTTATTTGAGTCTGCATTCGCATAATTCATCTGCAAATCGTGGCGCATGCAAACAAAACTGCCGAAAAAAATATACGGTTATCGATCAGGAAACAGGTTTTGAAATCGAATTGGATAACGAATATATGATGTCGCCTAAAGATTTATGTACATTGGATTTCTTAGATCAGGTTATCGATTCTGGAATCAAGGTGTTGAAAATAGAAGGTCGAGGCCGTGCGCCAGAATATGTGGCAACAGTAACAAAAACCTATCGTGAAGCAATTGATGCCTATTACGAAGGAACTTTCTCTAAAGAAAAAACAGCAGTCTGGATGAAAGCTTTAGAAACGGTTTACAATCGCGGATTCTGGTCTGGTTATTACCTCGGACAGGAATTAGGAGAGTGGAGCGAGATTCCTGGATCTGCAGCAACGCAGAAAAAGGTTTATGTTGGTAAAGGAACGCATTATTTCCCAAAAGCTGAGGTTGGACAGTTTAAGATTGAAGCTTATGATATTAAAATCGGTGATAAAATTTTAGTAACGGGACCAAGCACGGGCGCTCAGGAAATGATTATCGATGAAATGTTTGTGAATGACGTTGCAGGAGAAAAAGCTACAAAAGGGGATGATTGCAGTTTCAAACTGCCGTTTAGAATCAGAATGTCGGACAAACTATATAAAATTGTTGAGGCGTAA
- a CDS encoding ferredoxin, with protein sequence MVIITLQRDKCIGCNYCVEMDPVHFQMSKKDGKSVLIHSQNAKGFFTLKSPNHAIVESCELAAKACPVKIITVKET encoded by the coding sequence ATGGTTATTATAACTTTACAAAGAGACAAATGCATTGGCTGCAACTATTGCGTCGAAATGGATCCTGTTCATTTTCAAATGTCAAAAAAAGATGGGAAATCGGTTCTCATTCATTCGCAGAATGCAAAAGGCTTTTTTACTTTAAAATCCCCCAATCATGCGATTGTTGAAAGCTGTGAACTGGCAGCAAAGGCTTGTCCGGTGAAGATTATTACGGTTAAAGAGACCTGA